The Nitrosomonas sp. sh817 genome includes a window with the following:
- the hypE gene encoding hydrogenase expression/formation protein HypE has translation MSSHSNVKSGYTRKLDFKQGRIEMAHGSGGRAMMQLIQQLFLQAFDNEYLHPMNDHACFPGFNGRMVMSTDSHVVTPLFFPGGDIGSLSVNGTINDVAMAGAKPCYLAASFILEEGLPLADLQRIVHSMATTARSAGVPVVTGDTKVVEKGSGDGVFITTTGIGIVPAGIDISGENARAGDKIIISGTLGDHGIAVMASRENLSFDTTIVSDTAALHGLVAAMIAAVPAIRVLRDPTRGGLASTLNEIARQSSVGMMLYENTLPIREQVKAACEFLGFDPLYIANEGKLVAICPAKDAGSLLHAMKNHPLGRDAAIIGEVIDDTHCFVQMQTQLGGNRVVDWLSGEQLPRIC, from the coding sequence ATGTCCAGCCACAGTAACGTCAAATCCGGTTACACGCGAAAACTCGACTTCAAACAAGGCCGGATTGAAATGGCGCACGGCAGCGGCGGCCGGGCAATGATGCAACTGATTCAACAACTGTTTCTCCAGGCGTTTGATAATGAATATTTACACCCCATGAACGATCATGCCTGTTTTCCGGGTTTTAACGGCCGCATGGTGATGTCCACGGACTCTCACGTCGTGACGCCGCTTTTTTTCCCTGGCGGTGACATCGGCAGCCTGTCTGTCAATGGAACCATCAACGATGTCGCAATGGCCGGCGCCAAACCTTGCTACTTGGCGGCCAGCTTTATACTGGAAGAAGGACTGCCTTTAGCCGATCTGCAGCGAATCGTCCATTCCATGGCGACAACCGCGCGTTCAGCAGGTGTGCCGGTCGTCACCGGAGATACCAAAGTCGTGGAGAAAGGCAGCGGTGACGGGGTTTTCATCACCACCACCGGGATCGGAATCGTACCGGCAGGCATCGACATTTCGGGAGAGAACGCGCGTGCTGGCGATAAAATCATTATATCCGGCACGTTGGGCGACCATGGAATCGCCGTCATGGCATCCCGGGAAAATTTATCGTTCGATACCACGATTGTATCGGACACCGCCGCGCTGCATGGCCTGGTTGCCGCCATGATCGCCGCTGTTCCGGCCATCCGCGTGCTCCGCGACCCGACGCGAGGCGGCTTGGCTTCGACGCTGAATGAAATTGCCCGGCAATCCTCGGTGGGAATGATGCTGTATGAAAATACGCTGCCTATCCGTGAACAAGTTAAGGCCGCCTGCGAGTTTCTGGGATTCGACCCGCTGTATATCGCCAACGAAGGCAAGCTGGTCGCAATCTGTCCCGCAAAAGATGCCGGAAGCTTGTTGCACGCGATGAAAAATCATCCGCTTGGCCGCGACGCAGCGATCATCGGCGAAGTAATTGATGACACGCATTGCTTTGTGCAAATGCAGACTCAGTTAGGCGGCAACCGGGTAGTTGATTGGTTGAGTGGCGAGCAATTGCCCCGTATTTGCTAA
- a CDS encoding HypC/HybG/HupF family hydrogenase formation chaperone — MCLAIPAYIEQLTGENCAIVNMSGIRKEISLELVDNAAPGDYVVVHAGFALQKLDPIEAQRTLAMFAEMSDLNNNDTAQ; from the coding sequence ATGTGCCTTGCTATTCCAGCCTATATCGAACAATTAACCGGCGAAAATTGCGCGATTGTCAATATGAGTGGTATTCGCAAGGAAATTTCGCTGGAGCTGGTCGATAATGCCGCCCCGGGTGATTATGTCGTTGTGCATGCCGGATTTGCGTTGCAGAAGCTTGACCCGATTGAAGCACAGCGCACATTGGCGATGTTTGCTGAAATGTCGGACCTGAATAATAATGACACGGCGCAATGA
- a CDS encoding FxDxF family PEP-CTERM protein — protein MLKCGFKLKTTAIALALMAGSVANAAPVVMANWGDHDPAEMGFFALITSGATPIDHIYTFSVATAVNGLWSSVSNDAPPVFDITGGLVQLWSSDGDADYGGSDPGDSLVTSLAFDSTSVNQTFTAGPGDYYYQVTGSIDGLLGGSYLLSSSVTPVPEPEMYAMLLAGFGLIGFSLRRRVV, from the coding sequence ATGTTGAAATGCGGTTTTAAATTAAAAACAACGGCTATTGCTTTAGCCTTAATGGCAGGTAGTGTTGCCAATGCAGCGCCGGTTGTAATGGCGAATTGGGGCGATCATGATCCTGCGGAAATGGGATTTTTTGCGCTGATTACTTCAGGTGCCACCCCGATCGACCATATCTATACATTCAGCGTGGCAACAGCGGTTAACGGCCTCTGGTCGAGTGTTTCCAACGATGCGCCGCCAGTTTTTGATATCACGGGCGGTTTGGTGCAGTTGTGGTCAAGCGATGGCGACGCTGATTATGGCGGATCGGATCCCGGTGATAGCCTGGTTACATCGCTGGCTTTTGACTCAACATCAGTCAATCAGACTTTTACCGCTGGCCCCGGGGATTATTATTATCAAGTGACGGGCAGTATCGATGGTTTGCTGGGCGGCAGTTATTTGCTGTCTTCTTCAGTGACGCCCGTTCCGGAACCTGAGATGTATGCGATGTTATTGGCCGGTTTTGGTTTAATCGGCTTTTCTTTGCGGCGTCGCGTAGTTTAA
- a CDS encoding TraB/GumN family protein — MTTTNTATVIDSPANPAEPIKTIQLHDCKITLLGTAHVSKASADKVQELIATGQYDAVAVELCPSRHKAIVNPDAMAKMDLFQVIKKGQASMVAASLALGAFQQRMAEQFGIEPGAEMRVAIKDAQTAHLPVLLIDREIGTTMKRIYRNVPWWRRMNLFAGLIASVISKEKFSEAEIEKLKEGDVLESSFSQFAENEQDLFQPLISERDEYMSARLIKESRENNYRHILAIVGAGHLNGMARQLETLAIANPHERIAQLDTIPPASRWFKLIPWLIVALILTGFVLGFMRSPELGTAMVLDWILINGGLSALGAAMAFAHPLSILTAFLAAPLTSLNPTIGAGMVVAAAETYLRKPQVGDFNRLRSDTTTLKGWWHNRVTRILLIFILSTLGSAIGTYVAGFRIFEQLSTG, encoded by the coding sequence ATGACAACAACCAATACAGCAACCGTAATTGACTCGCCAGCAAATCCGGCTGAGCCGATCAAAACGATTCAACTCCACGATTGCAAAATCACCTTGCTGGGCACCGCGCATGTTTCAAAAGCCAGCGCCGATAAAGTTCAGGAATTAATTGCTACCGGGCAGTATGATGCGGTCGCGGTTGAACTATGCCCAAGCCGGCACAAAGCCATCGTCAATCCTGATGCCATGGCCAAAATGGATTTATTCCAAGTCATCAAAAAAGGCCAGGCCAGCATGGTAGCCGCCAGTCTCGCACTGGGTGCGTTCCAGCAACGCATGGCGGAACAGTTCGGTATCGAACCGGGCGCCGAAATGCGCGTGGCGATCAAAGATGCGCAAACGGCCCATTTGCCGGTGCTGCTGATCGATCGTGAAATTGGCACGACCATGAAACGGATTTACCGTAATGTGCCTTGGTGGCGGCGCATGAATTTGTTTGCAGGTTTAATCGCCAGTGTCATCAGCAAGGAAAAATTCAGCGAAGCGGAAATTGAAAAACTGAAAGAAGGCGATGTATTGGAAAGCTCTTTCTCGCAATTTGCCGAAAACGAACAAGACCTGTTTCAGCCGCTTATCAGCGAGCGGGATGAATACATGTCCGCCCGTCTCATCAAAGAATCCCGGGAAAATAACTACCGGCATATCCTGGCGATTGTCGGTGCCGGACATCTAAACGGCATGGCGCGGCAGCTTGAAACGCTTGCAATCGCCAATCCGCACGAGCGAATCGCCCAGCTTGACACAATCCCGCCGGCATCCCGGTGGTTCAAGCTGATTCCGTGGCTCATCGTTGCATTAATCCTGACGGGATTTGTGCTTGGCTTCATGCGCAGTCCGGAACTGGGAACCGCCATGGTGCTCGATTGGATTTTGATCAATGGCGGGCTGTCGGCGCTTGGCGCAGCCATGGCATTTGCGCATCCGCTGTCTATTCTGACAGCCTTCCTGGCGGCACCGTTGACATCGCTGAATCCAACCATCGGGGCCGGCATGGTCGTAGCCGCCGCCGAAACCTACCTGCGCAAACCGCAAGTCGGCGACTTTAACCGGCTCCGGTCGGACACCACCACACTAAAAGGCTGGTGGCACAACCGGGTGACGCGCATTCTGTTAATTTTCATTCTTTCCACACTCGGTTCCGCGATTGGCACCTACGTCGCCGGATTTAGAATATTTGAGCAACTCAGCACAGGTTAG
- a CDS encoding ABC transporter ATP-binding protein — protein MFGFFERLIDPYPPEHPAEPPRGLYQFCRHYLRGIEPHLAVLALLTTLLAISEAMLYSVVGQMVDWLAEKKIDAFFETEWPTILTMSVFILIWIPLLVLLHALTINQMLMGNFPMRIRWLSHRYLLSQSYAFFQHEFSGRIATKVMQTALAVRETVLKLLDVMLFVTIYLTTTMFLIINADPLLCLPLLVWLILYIVILSYFVPRLKRISTLQADARALMTGRIVDSYTNILTLKLFSRSQRESAYVQAGMEEFMSTVYPQMRLATGLNFSVWTINMLMVFATGALGLFIWMQGEISPGAIAIVMSLAIRLTGMSHWIMWEVNMLFENMGTVQDGINTISNPQLVTDAADAQEITVPQGAIEFHQVSFSYHSEHRDPLHIFENLNLHIAAGEKVGIVGRSGAGKSTLVGLLLRFYDVQQGKITIDGQDIRTVTQDSLRANIAVVTQDTSLLHRSIRDNILFGRPDASEAQMIAAAKQAHAHEFILKLRDIKGRAGYDAYAGERGVTLSGGQRQRIAIARVLLKNAPILVLDEATSALDSEVESSIQQNLYQLMEGKTVIAIAHRLSTIAAMDRLIVFDKGRIVEQGSHAKLIANNQLYAQLWNHQSGGFLGLLENEQS, from the coding sequence ATGTTCGGCTTTTTCGAACGCTTGATCGATCCTTATCCGCCGGAACATCCGGCGGAACCGCCGCGAGGACTCTACCAGTTCTGCCGTCACTACCTCCGCGGCATCGAACCGCACCTGGCGGTATTGGCGCTTTTGACCACTTTATTGGCGATCAGCGAAGCCATGCTCTATAGCGTCGTCGGTCAAATGGTCGATTGGCTGGCGGAAAAGAAAATCGATGCTTTCTTCGAAACTGAATGGCCCACTATACTGACCATGTCGGTTTTCATTCTAATCTGGATTCCGTTGCTGGTATTGCTGCACGCCTTAACCATCAACCAGATGCTGATGGGGAATTTCCCGATGCGGATCCGCTGGTTGTCGCATCGCTACCTGCTCAGCCAAAGCTACGCCTTCTTTCAACATGAATTCAGCGGCCGGATTGCTACTAAAGTCATGCAAACCGCATTGGCGGTGCGCGAAACGGTATTGAAACTGCTCGACGTGATGCTGTTCGTCACCATCTATCTGACCACCACGATGTTCCTGATCATCAACGCCGATCCGTTGCTGTGCTTGCCTTTACTGGTTTGGTTGATACTCTACATCGTCATTTTGTCGTATTTCGTACCCCGCCTGAAACGCATCTCGACACTCCAGGCCGATGCGCGCGCATTAATGACCGGCCGCATCGTCGACAGCTATACCAATATCCTGACATTGAAACTGTTTTCCCGCAGCCAGCGGGAATCGGCTTACGTGCAAGCCGGCATGGAAGAGTTCATGTCGACCGTATATCCGCAAATGCGGCTGGCAACCGGGTTGAATTTCTCGGTGTGGACCATCAACATGCTGATGGTATTCGCTACCGGCGCGCTGGGTCTGTTCATCTGGATGCAAGGCGAGATCAGTCCGGGCGCGATTGCGATTGTCATGAGTCTGGCAATTCGATTGACCGGCATGTCGCATTGGATCATGTGGGAAGTCAACATGTTGTTTGAAAATATGGGAACCGTGCAAGACGGCATCAATACCATTTCCAACCCCCAGCTTGTCACCGATGCCGCCGATGCTCAGGAAATAACCGTACCGCAAGGCGCCATCGAATTTCACCAGGTATCGTTTTCCTATCATTCGGAACATCGCGACCCGCTTCACATTTTCGAAAACCTCAACTTGCATATCGCCGCTGGCGAGAAAGTCGGCATTGTCGGCCGCTCCGGCGCCGGCAAATCGACCCTGGTCGGTTTGCTGCTGCGCTTTTACGACGTGCAGCAAGGAAAAATCACTATCGACGGACAAGATATCCGCACCGTAACGCAAGATAGCTTGCGAGCCAATATTGCGGTAGTGACGCAAGATACTTCGCTGCTGCACCGTTCCATTCGCGACAACATTTTGTTCGGCAGACCGGACGCCAGCGAAGCGCAAATGATTGCCGCCGCCAAACAGGCGCATGCGCATGAATTCATTTTAAAATTACGCGATATCAAAGGCCGTGCCGGCTATGATGCGTATGCCGGCGAGCGCGGCGTTACCCTCTCCGGCGGACAGCGGCAACGCATTGCAATCGCACGGGTGCTGCTGAAAAACGCCCCGATCCTGGTGCTGGATGAGGCCACTTCGGCGCTTGATTCCGAAGTCGAGTCCAGCATTCAACAAAACTTGTATCAACTGATGGAAGGTAAAACCGTCATCGCCATCGCCCACCGGCTTTCAACCATCGCCGCGATGGACCGGCTGATCGTATTCGACAAAGGCCGTATTGTCGAACAAGGCAGCCACGCCAAACTCATCGCCAACAATCAGCTTTACGCACAACTGTGGAACCATCAGTCCGGCGGTTTCCTGGGATTGCTCGAAAACGAGCAATCTTGA
- the hypD gene encoding hydrogenase formation protein HypD — protein MKYIDEFRDGALAKTIAAKILQETNPRRHYHLMEFCGGHTHAISRFGIVDLLPSNIHMIHGPGCPVCVLPAGRIENAIQLAQIPGLILCTYGDMLRVPTPNGASLLKAKAQGADIRMIYSVADAITIAQDNPQHQVVFLAIGFETTTPPTAIAIKQADALGLKNFSVFCNHVLTPSAISHILQSPEVRELGAVSLDGFIGPAHVSVVIGSQPYHYFAEEFQKPVVIAGFEPLDVMQAILMLIRQVNTGRAEVENEFTRAVSPAGNIKAQVLVSEVFELRRTFEWRGLGLVPYSALKIKSRYAGFDAEQRFPIPALSIPDNKACECGAILRGVKHPRDCKIFGTVCTPDNPVGSCMVSSEGACAAHYSYGRFREKDCGVSQEKNHVQPQ, from the coding sequence ATGAAATACATTGATGAATTCCGTGACGGCGCTCTTGCGAAAACGATCGCCGCCAAGATTCTGCAGGAAACCAATCCCCGGCGCCACTATCATTTGATGGAATTTTGCGGCGGACATACCCATGCCATTTCACGTTTCGGTATCGTGGATTTGCTTCCCAGTAATATTCACATGATTCACGGCCCAGGGTGCCCGGTATGTGTCTTGCCGGCCGGCCGTATAGAAAATGCCATTCAACTGGCGCAAATACCCGGACTGATCCTTTGCACCTATGGCGACATGCTGCGGGTGCCGACACCAAACGGCGCGAGCTTATTGAAAGCAAAAGCGCAAGGCGCGGATATCCGGATGATCTATTCCGTCGCCGATGCAATCACGATAGCCCAAGACAATCCGCAACATCAGGTCGTATTTCTTGCCATTGGTTTCGAAACCACCACACCGCCGACTGCGATTGCAATCAAACAAGCGGATGCGCTTGGTCTAAAAAATTTTAGCGTATTCTGCAATCATGTTCTTACACCTTCCGCCATCTCGCATATCCTGCAATCTCCCGAGGTCCGGGAACTCGGCGCGGTTTCGCTGGATGGTTTTATCGGACCGGCGCATGTCTCCGTTGTAATCGGCAGCCAGCCGTACCATTACTTTGCGGAAGAATTTCAGAAACCAGTGGTAATCGCGGGTTTTGAGCCGCTGGACGTCATGCAAGCGATTTTGATGCTGATCCGCCAAGTCAACACCGGCCGCGCTGAGGTGGAAAATGAATTCACCCGGGCAGTCTCACCTGCGGGAAACATCAAGGCACAAGTGCTGGTATCCGAGGTTTTTGAATTACGGCGGACGTTTGAATGGCGCGGCCTTGGTTTAGTACCTTACAGCGCATTAAAAATCAAATCGCGCTATGCCGGTTTTGATGCCGAGCAACGTTTCCCAATCCCGGCGTTATCAATCCCCGATAACAAAGCCTGCGAATGCGGCGCCATTTTGCGCGGTGTCAAACACCCGCGCGATTGCAAAATTTTCGGCACGGTTTGCACACCCGACAATCCGGTCGGATCCTGCATGGTATCATCCGAAGGCGCATGCGCCGCGCACTACAGCTATGGCCGTTTCCGCGAAAAGGACTGCGGGGTGTCACAGGAAAAAAATCATGTCCAGCCACAGTAA
- a CDS encoding hydrogenase maturation protein, with protein MKILILTHSFNCLTQRLFVELQRCGYELSVEFDINDAVTFEAVELFNPDLILAPFLKRRIPENIWRTRACFIVHPGITGDRGPSALDWAIMKGVPEWGVTVLQANAEMDAGDIWASEVFPMRLAPKSSIYRHEIVEAATRAVLTAITRFESRTYRPMPLDYTRSDVHGNLHAPMRQIDRCIDWQQDNTLVILRKIHAADGSPGVLDSLFGKPYYLYDAHHEKKLSGKPGAIIAKRDSAICRTTIDGAVWIGHVKQRQNNESTLKLAASSALQHHLTEVPEIPLDPIAGTAADTYQEIWFEKKHQVGYLHFAFYNGAMDSGQCERLREAYLKVASSDIRVIVLMGGADFWSNGIHLNHIEHADSPADESWRNINAMNDLVHAIITTERQFTIAALQGNAGAGGVFLSLAADYIYANARVILNPHYKSMGNLYGSEYWTYLLPRRVGSARAYALTQNRLPIGAAEARDMGLIDDCFALSPEDFRTKIVTIAEMLAAAPDFPSRLQQKIQRRQQEEHQKPLHSYRNEELQRMQLNFYGFDPSYHVARYHFVHKIPYGWTPRYLARHRRH; from the coding sequence TTGAAAATTTTAATCCTGACGCACAGTTTTAACTGCCTGACACAGCGGCTTTTTGTGGAATTGCAGCGTTGCGGATACGAACTGTCGGTCGAATTCGATATCAACGATGCCGTTACTTTCGAAGCTGTCGAACTATTCAACCCCGATTTGATCCTTGCCCCCTTCCTTAAACGCCGCATTCCGGAAAACATCTGGCGCACCCGCGCTTGCTTTATCGTACATCCTGGAATCACCGGCGACCGGGGCCCCTCCGCGCTCGACTGGGCAATCATGAAGGGTGTGCCGGAATGGGGCGTCACCGTCCTGCAGGCAAACGCGGAAATGGACGCCGGCGATATCTGGGCCAGTGAAGTCTTTCCCATGCGGTTAGCCCCGAAAAGCAGCATATACCGGCATGAAATCGTTGAAGCCGCAACGCGTGCCGTCTTAACCGCAATCACACGCTTCGAATCCCGGACTTACCGGCCCATGCCGCTGGATTACACACGATCGGATGTGCATGGCAATTTGCATGCCCCAATGCGGCAAATCGACCGCTGTATCGACTGGCAACAGGACAACACCCTCGTCATATTAAGAAAAATTCATGCTGCCGATGGCTCTCCCGGTGTCCTGGATTCGTTGTTCGGAAAACCCTATTATCTTTATGATGCGCATCATGAGAAGAAACTTAGCGGAAAACCTGGGGCCATCATTGCCAAACGGGATTCCGCCATTTGCCGCACAACGATCGATGGTGCGGTTTGGATCGGTCATGTAAAACAGCGGCAAAACAACGAATCGACGCTTAAACTGGCCGCCTCCAGCGCATTGCAACATCACTTAACCGAGGTTCCGGAAATCCCCTTAGACCCCATTGCCGGTACAGCCGCTGATACCTATCAGGAGATCTGGTTTGAAAAAAAGCATCAGGTGGGTTATCTGCATTTCGCTTTCTACAACGGCGCGATGGATTCCGGACAGTGCGAACGACTACGAGAGGCTTATCTAAAGGTCGCTTCCAGCGACATTCGTGTCATCGTACTGATGGGCGGCGCGGACTTCTGGAGCAATGGCATACACTTGAATCACATCGAGCATGCCGATAGTCCCGCCGATGAATCCTGGCGCAACATCAACGCCATGAACGATCTGGTGCATGCCATCATCACCACGGAGCGGCAATTCACAATCGCCGCTCTACAGGGCAATGCCGGTGCAGGCGGTGTGTTTTTATCGCTTGCCGCTGACTATATTTATGCCAACGCCCGTGTCATTTTGAATCCGCATTATAAGAGTATGGGGAACTTGTACGGCTCGGAATATTGGACTTATCTTTTACCGCGAAGAGTGGGTAGCGCTCGCGCGTACGCGCTGACACAAAACCGGTTACCAATCGGCGCTGCGGAAGCGCGAGACATGGGATTGATCGATGATTGTTTTGCTTTGAGTCCGGAAGATTTCAGAACAAAAATTGTCACTATTGCTGAAATGCTTGCCGCCGCCCCGGATTTTCCATCCCGCTTGCAGCAAAAGATTCAGCGGCGCCAGCAAGAAGAACATCAAAAACCGTTGCATAGCTACCGCAATGAAGAGCTTCAGCGGATGCAGCTTAATTTCTATGGTTTTGATCCGAGTTACCATGTAGCGCGTTACCATTTTGTGCACAAAATTCCTTACGGTTGGACACCCCGCTATCTTGCCCGGCATCGCCGCCATTAA